The Urbifossiella limnaea genome has a window encoding:
- a CDS encoding DUF6370 family protein, whose protein sequence is MVRVLAVALATAVAVGVAGSSAQEPAPKSEKKETKLTGTLVCAACALNETKTCVNALQVKGDGKAVVTYYLSDKGNREAFHGEVCGGGKLEGVTVYGTVGEKDGKKTIVPTKLEVPKKQ, encoded by the coding sequence ATGGTTCGCGTACTGGCGGTGGCCCTGGCGACGGCGGTGGCGGTCGGGGTGGCGGGCTCGTCGGCCCAGGAGCCGGCTCCGAAGTCGGAGAAGAAGGAGACGAAGCTGACCGGCACGCTGGTGTGCGCGGCGTGCGCGCTGAACGAGACGAAGACGTGCGTCAACGCCCTCCAGGTGAAGGGCGACGGCAAGGCGGTGGTGACGTACTACCTGAGCGACAAGGGGAACCGCGAGGCGTTCCACGGCGAGGTGTGCGGCGGCGGCAAGCTCGAGGGCGTGACCGTGTACGGCACCGTCGGCGAGAAGGACGGCAAGAAGACGATCGTGCCGACCAAGCTCGAAGTGCCGAAGAAGCAGTGA